One genomic region from Candidatus Ryanbacteria bacterium CG10_big_fil_rev_8_21_14_0_10_43_42 encodes:
- a CDS encoding cell filamentation protein Fic has product MENKAQQNDKFMAGTHKKHFWGKDYEYQSFLPSPVNHPYEWQDKRIPVLLEEAIRLVGELNAYSILVPDVDFFIQMHVRNEAVKSSRIEGTRTGMDEAVLPEEEISPEKRDDWTEVQNYIAAMNKSIARLNELPISMRLLQEAHKILLSGVRGEHKQPGEVRTAQNWIGGTSIQTAAFIPPHPEDMGEALKDLEFFWHNKGLNMPHLIKMAISHYQFETIHPFNDGNGRIGRMLIGLHLIELGILRKPTLYLSDFFERNKGAYYDALTFVRERNDLDQWIVFFLSAVIETAKKGKDTFEKIIDLRARYEKQTMELGRRAKLAHKLLLQSFSMPAFKVSDASKYLNASNTATNTLVGEMERVGILKEITGFSRNRIFVLHEYLELFKR; this is encoded by the coding sequence ATGGAGAACAAAGCACAGCAAAATGACAAATTTATGGCAGGTACTCACAAAAAGCACTTCTGGGGTAAGGATTATGAATACCAGAGTTTTTTGCCGTCTCCGGTAAATCATCCCTACGAGTGGCAAGATAAAAGAATTCCTGTTCTCCTTGAAGAGGCAATTAGACTTGTCGGAGAATTAAATGCTTATTCCATCCTTGTGCCGGATGTAGATTTTTTCATTCAAATGCATGTGCGCAATGAAGCGGTAAAATCCAGTCGCATTGAAGGCACTCGCACTGGTATGGATGAAGCTGTTTTGCCGGAAGAAGAAATCTCTCCGGAAAAAAGAGATGACTGGACTGAGGTACAAAATTATATTGCCGCAATGAATAAGAGTATTGCCCGATTGAATGAGCTCCCGATCTCGATGAGGCTTTTACAAGAAGCTCATAAGATTTTATTGTCCGGCGTTCGTGGTGAACACAAACAACCGGGAGAAGTTCGCACCGCACAAAATTGGATTGGCGGCACAAGTATTCAGACCGCCGCTTTTATTCCACCCCATCCGGAAGATATGGGAGAGGCCTTAAAGGACCTTGAATTTTTTTGGCATAACAAAGGATTGAATATGCCCCACTTAATCAAGATGGCTATTTCGCATTATCAGTTTGAGACGATTCACCCGTTCAATGACGGCAACGGGAGAATTGGCCGTATGCTCATCGGGCTTCATCTCATCGAGCTTGGAATTTTGCGAAAACCAACCCTGTATCTTTCGGACTTCTTTGAAAGAAATAAAGGTGCGTATTATGACGCGCTTACTTTTGTGCGAGAGAGGAATGATCTGGATCAATGGATAGTCTTTTTCCTCTCGGCAGTTATTGAGACGGCCAAAAAAGGCAAAGATACGTTCGAGAAAATTATCGATCTGCGTGCTCGCTACGAGAAACAAACTATGGAGCTCGGACGCCGGGCAAAACTGGCTCATAAACTTTTATTACAGTCATTTTCCATGCCTGCTTTTAAAGTTTCTGATGCATCAAAGTATCTTAACGCTTCAAACACGGCGACCAACACCCTTGTCGGCGAAATGGAGCGCGTTGGTATTCTTAAGGAAATTACCGGTTTTTCCCGTAACCGGATTTTTGTCCTGCACGAGTATCTGGAACTTTTTAAGAGATAA